One Plasmodium yoelii strain 17X genome assembly, chromosome: 5 genomic window, aataaaaattattgccCAGTAaggtatttaaaaaaaaaaaaaaaaaaaaaaaaaataatatggcTAGCACAAAACAGTGTCGGAAATAGCCtatgcataatttttttttcaattatattttgattatgTTTTCCCATTTCATTCCTTTTTATATTCGATTTCTatcctattttttttttccactttCTCAATTTCCTCTTCTATGAATGTATTGTATCGTCCCAATGTAATATGGAGGAAAGCCACCCtccttcatttttttacaaaaagaTACATGAACAGCAATAAAATTTTTGAcacactaaaaaaaaaaactgaccaaaacaatgataataagAATGGTGAAGGGTTAAATGAAAATGCAGGAGAAAAAATAGagataataaatattgatGAAAAGGTTTTTGAGCAAacaaatgttttaaaaacaaatataatgcAAGAACAAGAttatgatgatgatgaaaatggTAAAATTAAAGAAGAGGTGatgtatgaaaatataaagtcatttaaaaatatggatattaaAACATTTATTCAGCAAACTTTAGATTATTATAGTTCAAATCAACTTAAAAAAGATGACAATTTTttagaacaaaatgaatataataatataaataacaaaaatgatgaaatcgTTAATGAAGTAAATAATTGTTacacaaataaaatagaagATACATATTCttctaatttttataaaaataaaaaagaaaactaTTATAAAGATGAAACAgataaaaatacatttaaAGAAATGACACCCGCACAAAGATTTTACGAAGAAAATAAAGACAAACTAATAAAAGAATgtatgaaatattataacgaaagaaatgaaaaaataaataaaaatataaattatgaaaataaagaaaattcaaatatttattatgacGATACATATGaaaatgattattataattcaaTAAATGATCCCATTGTGAGAccaaaagaaaattatttatttgattatgaaaatgaagaagaaaatggaaaAGAAGATGAAGATTTAGAATTGGAAAAAGGAATAATGCCAACAATAGAACAAGTTGTTTGTATTTTAAAACatgaaaaagttaaaaatattaaggtTATAGATTTAAACAAATGTGGAAGAAGAGATATTGGtatgtttttaattttatgtaCAGGAAATACACCtaaacataataaaaaagtaggtaaattaattagtaaaatttttattgatttagAAATTCCATATAtttcaaatataatatattgcTACTGTAATAAAACAGATGATTGGATTATATCACATTGTGGCCctttaaaaatacatatagtAACAAAAGAGTTAagagaaaaatatgatatcgaaaatttatttctttatccTCATGAACATTTTGACAATAAAAATTTCCCATCCTTTTTCGATTACACTCCTGGTATTCCTCCTCCATATATTATTAGAAGTAACAGTACGTTAGATTCTTATCATAATGACAATCTTTATCAAAAATTCATTGCCGACGTTTGAAGGGTGGTGAAACATAAAATGGTGAAACATAAAATGGTGAAACATAAAATGGTGAAACATAAAAATGGTGAAACATAAAATTCctaattaaatttttcaaattgattgaaaaaaatacttaTCTATATTTCATCAAGAAATAAACATCTACACATAAGAATCATTTTATAcatgatatatttttgcaaatatatataagacACACacagataaaaaaaaaaaaaaaaaaaaaaaaaaaaaagcggTTGGAAATAACGGGATTATTagaaaattttcattttttgctaaaataaaaatcgGAAAAATCggaaaaattgaaaaaatcgaaaaaataaaaaaataaaaaaataacaatagtTATGCTAATGGAAAACAGcctatttatttatattaactTGAAAAAAGAATGAATGATCgaattccaa contains:
- a CDS encoding ribosomal silencing factor RsfS, putative, translating into MNVLYRPNVIWRKATLLHFFTKRYMNSNKIFDTLKKKTDQNNDNKNGEGLNENAGEKIEIINIDEKVFEQTNVLKTNIMQEQDYDDDENGKIKEEVMYENIKSFKNMDIKTFIQQTLDYYSSNQLKKDDNFLEQNEYNNINNKNDEIVNEVNNCYTNKIEDTYSSNFYKNKKENYYKDETDKNTFKEMTPAQRFYEENKDKLIKECMKYYNERNEKINKNINYENKENSNIYYDDTYENDYYNSINDPIVRPKENYLFDYENEEENGKEDEDLELEKGIMPTIEQVVCILKHEKVKNIKVIDLNKCGRRDIGMFLILCTGNTPKHNKKVGKLISKIFIDLEIPYISNIIYCYCNKTDDWIISHCGPLKIHIVTKELREKYDIENLFLYPHEHFDNKNFPSFFDYTPGIPPPYIIRSNSTLDSYHNDNLYQKFIADV